GAATTGACAGTCATGTTCGTCCGCCCGACAACTATTTTCATGCACCACCTTCGTATACAATTGCGTGTAATTTGTAGCAAAATACACCATACAATCCAGTGCCAAAATGCCCGGTGGCGTCTCATTGAAATCTTGAGCCGGATTGATGTCGCATTTGAAACCAAGTTTTTTGTAGTAATTCGAGTAAGCATTGTTCTGTCGACGTGCTGTAACATCTGCCTGATCGGTAGTGCCATCATCGAATGCAATGCGACGAAGCTTCTTGATTTTTTCGTGCGCATCCTGGTCCTGTATATTCATTTTCGTCATCATTTGGTGCTCGAGCAAACCGATAGTCAATTTCTGTAGCACGTACAACTGATGAGCCATTTCCGTGCCGATGTTGGAATTGATAACGCTGGTCAACAGAACATTTCGATATTGTTTCGTACTAAATGCCGACGCAATGGTTTGTTTCCGCGGATCGTCGGCCTTCTGGAACAGAGCGTTGATCAGAGCGATGGTATTTTGCTGGATAACCGGAACGGAATCTTGTAGTAGCGACAGTAGTCGCGTAAATGACACATCCTTTTCAATCAGTGCATATTTGGTGCTGTTGTTGACCGTATTCTCTAGCACGGCCAGAGCGCATTGTACGACTTCTTTGGCATAGGTGGTTCTATCGTTAATGAACGCAATGTTTCTGGCTATGAAGGACGGCTGTAAAATATCCCACGAGACCGTTCCGTGATCCATCAATTCGACGAACGACAGCATGACAAATTTCAGTATGTCCGGTTCGGATTTCTCATCTTCAATCATTCCTAAAACAAGTTCAAAAGAGCTGCGTTATAACGAGTTCATGCAGTTCGCCTTGGCTATACAAATTTACCGATGACAATGTCCAGTCCTTGTTCCTTGATCAATTCAAGAGCGAACGTCACGTCACAGCTTAGTGAAGCAAGGTTCTCCAAGACCGCAGTTCGTTCAGCAGTTGTACCGGATTTAAGCGTTTCAAGAATATCATTCGCCGTCTTCGATGGTGAATGCCGAAGACTCAGCACTGAACCATTTTTCACCTCATTGCGATTCTTCTCGGTgacgtaatttttgttgttcacTTCGCAAAATTGAAGAGCATAATTTTCCGGATCGGATACGTTCCAATTGTtgcaaatgaattgaattattcCTGGAAAAGATAAACCGTTCAAGCCGGCGTCTCGGAAAAACAAAGTCATTCAACTAACCTGTTAGCGGTTGCCGAcgatcaaatttaattaattgcgGCAATTGGTTTTCAAACTCCACGGCAATCCTCACGATATGCGATTCTTTCAGGGCAGGCATAACTTTCGTTGTTGTTGGTAACATTTATGTAGAGGAAGTCATATGCAACTACAATTTCCGACTAACAAACCACTCTTGAGTTCTGATATTTTATGCTTCGACAATGTAACACCAATCGACGGACaatattttcgtgaatttacAAAGGTTTGTTTGGTAAAAATGGATTAAAATTCGTAATCTGTGCACAATAAATGTTTCACTTATCCATTCGTCGATCAAAAAACTGATTCATAAACGTCAAAACGTCCGTTGTATGCATGTGTATGTAAAGAGAGAGGGAGAGAGTAGAAAAAATGAGGGTTCACATCACATGGTTCGTGAATGACAGCAGTTGAATCAAGGAATATTGCTAGGTAGCGGTAAATAAGCAGAAGATGGTCATTCAAATTAAAAGacaatttattgtattttaaCTTGCCAAAAATATGTGGTAATAGATTATGGAATCATGTGATGTCCGTTGGCAAGAGGATCGCCATAGGTTTCGAGTAGggtttgatttttgtttttaacactTTATTGACACATTCAAGTTTTTTAATTGGGAAGTTACACAAATTGCTTGGTGTAAAAGAACTTAACCTAGCACAAAAACCCACTAAAACCCTATGCTTCCACCTACATAAAAAACCCACGCTGAACAAGCCAATCTTAATCTGTCCTGTTTGTCTGAAAACCCGATGTCACTTCACAATCTTTTCCGCGTTTCTTCGACACATCTCTGGACTCCAGAGTCTGAAGTGTTTCACTGAAAAGAACCTTACAATTCCCAAAAAGATCACATTTCCCAATCTTTTCACAAGGAAATGCTGCTTTGAAACTAATTCCTCGACTAATTCTAtataacattttgttataaaattaCTGATTACATATCAGCGCTCTACTTTATCGTGTGACAACTTCACTGTTATCATATTTCATGAatatgtgaagttggttcacaaaaatatgtagCGTTGACATCAGTAATTTTCAGAGATATGATAAGTAATTCGTATGTAATTTTCTCCCATATCGTACAACTCATTTTAAATCACAGATTCCTTCTATCTCCCCA
This region of Bradysia coprophila strain Holo2 chromosome IV, BU_Bcop_v1, whole genome shotgun sequence genomic DNA includes:
- the LOC119066672 gene encoding engulfment and cell motility protein 1, which codes for MLPTTTKVMPALKESHIVRIAVEFENQLPQLIKFDRRQPLTGIIQFICNNWNVSDPENYALQFCEVNNKNYVTEKNRNEVKNGSVLSLRHSPSKTANDILETLKSGTTAERTAVLENLASLSCDVTFALELIKEQGLDIVIGMIEDEKSEPDILKFVMLSFVELMDHGTVSWDILQPSFIARNIAFINDRTTYAKEVVQCALAVLENTVNNSTKYALIEKDVSFTRLLSLLQDSVPVIQQNTIALINALFQKADDPRKQTIASAFSTKQYRNVLLTSVINSNIGTEMAHQLYVLQKLTIGLLEHQMMTKMNIQDQDAHEKIKKLRRIAFDDGTTDQADVTARRQNNAYSNYYKKLGFKCDINPAQDFNETPPGILALDCMVYFATNYTQLYTKVVHENSCRADEHDCQFGRTSIELVKMLCEILHIGEAPLEQGVDFHPMFFTHDHPFEEFFCVCIVVLNKTWKDMRATSEDFAKVLSVVREQITRSLKLRPSNFDDFKAKINTMTYATITTLRQQERTSKEECESTASAIVSLKEKITPEVMALIKAQRLGYLVEGSRFSKYSRGVRSKDKFWYVRLSPNFKVIHYGECDEKTVPTLEELGNKVLVIDIKQLLVGKECPHMKEMRARKSAVNLGFSITFDNMDNATLDFVSPDEQTFNYWTDGINALLGQPMVSKQKDDDFETLLSMEIKLRLLDTEGIDISESPPIPDDPDNYDFNFES